The Gouania willdenowi chromosome 7, fGouWil2.1, whole genome shotgun sequence genome includes a window with the following:
- the LOC114466691 gene encoding mitochondrial glutamate carrier 1-like — protein MAQTQQISLPAKLINGGIAGMVGVTCVFPIDLAKTRLQNQRSGQQLYKNMIDCLIKTVKSEGYFGMYRGAAVNLTLVTPEKAIKLAANDFFRHQLSNGGKLTVFKEMLAGCCAGMCQVIVTTPMEMLKIQMQDAGRLAAQQRVIPSVVTSLKMGGTTALLSRSYNASPAPQTISAIKITSELLSTKGVTGLYKGLGATLMRDMPFSVVYFPLFAHLHQLGRHSSEDPSVPFYWSFMSGCLAGCLAAVAVSPCDVIKTRLQSIKKGANEESYNGVVDCVRKILRKEGPGAFLKGASCRALVIAPLFGIAQVIYFVGVGEFLLGYTPHSIYSA, from the exons ATGGCCCAGACACAGCAGATAAG CCTTCCAGCCAAACTCATCAATGGAGGGATTGCAGGCATGGTGGGAGTCACCTGCGTGTTCCCAATTGACCTGGCTAAGACCCGCCTTCAAAACCAGCGCAGCGGGCAGCAACTATACAAGAACAT GATCGATTGCCTAATAAAGACGGTAAAATCCGAAGGCTACTTTGGCATGTACAGAG GTGCTGCAGTAAATCTGACACTGGTAACCCCAGAGAAGGCCATCAAACTAGCAGCAAATGATTTCTTTCGCCACCAGCTCAGCAATGG TGGTAAATTGACGGTGTTCAAAGAGATGCTGGCAGGGTGTTGTGCAGGAATGTGCCAGGTCATTGTCACGACACCTATGGAGATGCTCAAGATTCAGATGCAGGATGCAGGCCGTCTCG CGGCCCAACAGAGAGTGATCCCCAGTGTGGTAACATCCCTAAAGATGGGTGGGACCACTGCTCTTCTTAGCCGGTCCTACAACGCCAGCCCTGCACCTCAAACAATATCGGCCATAAAGATCACCTCAGAGCTACTGAGTACCAAAGGAGTCACAGGACTCTACAAGGGACTTGGAGCCACTCTGATGAG gGACATGCCCTTCTCTGTTGTGTATTTCCCTCTTTTTGCACATCTGCACCAGCTTGGCCGGCATTCATCCGAAGACCCATCCGTGCCTTTCTATTGGTCCTTTATGTCTGGCTGCTTGGCTGGGTGCTTAGCTGCAGTGGCAGTCAGTCCCTGTGATG TGATCAAGACAAGGCTAcaatcaattaaaaaaggagcaaaTGAAGAATCCTACAACGGAGTGGTTGACTGTGTCAG GAAGATCCTGAGAAAAGAAGGTCCTGGAGCTTTTCTGAAGGGGGCCAGCTGTCGGGCTTTAGTGATCGCTCCGCTCTTTGGCATCGCCCAGGTTATATACTTTGTTGGAGTTGGAGAGTTCCTGCTGGGCTACACACCCCACAGCATTTATTCAGCATAA
- the tspan2b gene encoding CD9 antigen, whose product MGKVEGGMKCVKYLLFVFNFIFWLMGSFVLAVGLWLRFDPETVSLLGSDKAPDTFFIGVYILIGAGSLVMLVGFFGCCGAVRESQCLLGSFFACLLIIFGSEVAAGVFGFLNKDKIIEDIQNFYAKTYDENNNGTLVTTYQKVLNCCGAINNPCADQGSDFKDCETGIKDFFNNKLYVIGYVGIGIAGVMIIGMIFSMVLCCAVRNSREVI is encoded by the exons ATGGGGAAGGTGGAGGGAGGAATGAAATGCGTCAAGTATCTGTTGTTCGTCTTCAACTTTATATTCTGG TTGATGGGCTCCTTCGTTTTGGCGGTTGGATTGTGGCTGCGCTTTGACCCTGAAACTGTCTCACTCCTGGGTAGTGACAAGGCTCCAGACACTTTCTTCATAG GTGTGTACATACTGATTGGTGCTGGCAGTCTGGTGATGTTAGTCGGCTTCTTTGGCTGCTGTGGAGCTGTCAGAGAATCTCAGTGCCTGCTGGGTTCA TTCTTTGCCTGTTTGCTGATCATCTTTGGGTCTGAAGTGGCAGCTGGGGTGTTTGGATTCCTAAACAAAGACAAA ATTATTGAAGATATTCAGAACTTCTACGCTAAAACCTACGACGAAAACAACAATGGAACACTGGTCACCACCTACCAGAAAGTG cTGAACTGTTGTGGAGCCATAAATAACCCTTGTGCAGATCAGGGATCAGATTTCAAG GACTGTGAGACTGGCATCAAAGACTTCTTCAACAATAAGCTCTACGTCATTGGGTACGTGGGCATCGGCATCGCTGGAGTCATG ATCATCGGTATGATTTTCAGCATGGTGCTGTGCTGTGCCGTTCGCAACAGCAGGGAGGTCATCTGA